One region of Candidatus Dormiibacterota bacterium genomic DNA includes:
- a CDS encoding glycoside hydrolase family 125 protein, protein MSLLRMLLAPALALAVLASACPAPAQTLIVPLTGRRHRMIEAQTLFHTLFDDFFLEDDDTTYVQTGDIPAMWLRDSSAQTIPYIRFEAFFPVLRERTAGVIQRDARNILVDPYAEAFTADYHVWERKWEVDSLGWPVLLAWVYWRTTGDRSIFTAGLHAALRVVVSTYTCEERHARCSAYRYPYRVSTQDAYNPNTGMIWGAFRPSDDAVRYRFNIPQNALAAVALRDLAELAEIGYGDRQLARAATVLGERVQTGIERYGRIYDARHGGWIYAYETDGLGHDALMDDANVPNLVTLPYIGWCSAYDVTYLTTRAFVLSRADPYYYEGRYAAGLGSAHTPLDNVWPIGIIGRALTATSSLEVATAITTLAETDGEDGLIHESFYDGGYWRFTRSDFGLGNALYAELLFRTLAGDTATPFVQPEVMLPFERRTQTPTLVPLVTQLENEAIVLTALRRLLHQAP, encoded by the coding sequence GTGAGCCTGCTACGAATGCTCTTGGCACCGGCGCTCGCGCTCGCCGTGCTCGCTTCGGCGTGTCCTGCACCGGCGCAAACCCTCATCGTCCCGCTGACCGGCAGGCGCCATCGCATGATCGAAGCGCAGACGCTCTTTCACACGCTGTTCGACGACTTCTTTTTGGAAGACGACGACACGACGTACGTGCAGACGGGCGATATTCCGGCGATGTGGCTGCGCGACTCGTCGGCGCAGACGATCCCGTATATTCGCTTCGAAGCGTTCTTTCCGGTACTGCGCGAGCGCACCGCAGGCGTAATCCAGCGAGACGCGCGCAACATCCTCGTCGACCCCTACGCCGAGGCCTTTACCGCGGACTACCACGTCTGGGAGCGCAAGTGGGAAGTCGACTCTCTCGGCTGGCCCGTCCTGCTGGCGTGGGTGTACTGGCGCACGACGGGCGACCGCTCGATCTTCACCGCCGGCCTGCACGCGGCGCTCCGCGTCGTCGTATCGACGTATACATGCGAGGAGCGGCACGCGCGCTGCAGCGCGTATCGCTATCCGTATCGCGTCTCCACGCAGGATGCATACAATCCGAATACCGGCATGATCTGGGGCGCGTTCCGGCCGTCCGACGACGCGGTGCGGTATCGTTTCAACATTCCGCAGAATGCGCTTGCAGCCGTGGCGCTGCGCGACCTTGCGGAGCTTGCAGAGATCGGATACGGCGACCGGCAGCTCGCCCGCGCGGCAACCGTGCTCGGAGAGCGCGTGCAGACGGGAATCGAGCGGTACGGTCGCATCTACGACGCGCGGCACGGCGGGTGGATCTACGCGTACGAGACCGACGGTCTCGGCCACGACGCTCTGATGGACGACGCCAACGTCCCCAACCTGGTGACGCTACCCTACATTGGGTGGTGCTCGGCCTACGACGTTACGTATTTGACCACGCGGGCGTTTGTGTTGAGCCGCGCGGACCCGTACTATTACGAAGGGCGGTACGCCGCCGGCCTCGGCAGCGCGCACACGCCGCTCGATAACGTCTGGCCGATTGGAATCATCGGCCGCGCGCTTACGGCCACGTCGTCGCTCGAGGTTGCAACCGCAATCACGACGCTCGCGGAGACCGACGGTGAAGACGGCCTCATTCACGAGAGTTTTTACGACGGCGGGTACTGGCGCTTCACGCGCTCGGACTTCGGCTTAGGCAACGCGCTCTACGCGGAGCTGCTCTTCCGGACGCTCGCCGGCGACACCGCTACCCCGTTCGTCCAGCCGGAGGTGATGCTTCCGTTCGAACGCCGCACGCAGACGCCGACGCTCGTCCCGCTCGTCACGCAGCTAGAAAACGAAGCGATCGTCCTGACCGCACTACGCCGGCTGCTGCATCAGGCGCCGTAA
- a CDS encoding GGDEF domain-containing protein has product MEGTFAQFVAAARRSSSAVLSAIDCATRAAEPELDAALFFASDESVLSCVYARGPRTEHFRSVRMRHAADGRLPARAAIVAQAVVSSRRLDALMPGDRAAIAVPMISERAVRGVWYAATATAAGLPNAQRVTRIVASATEIYLLALEREADRADATFDGLTGALSPRAFRLRLHDVMRSTSGAVLSLWFVDTDRFKEINDAYGHEAGDLVLQRMAALLGEHAVPGVDVVGRKGGDEFCMLLHGSRKLRAIERARAFCAAVRTHDFGVPMQLTASIGVAAFPFDAGDAAALLETADAAMYHAKRCGRDRVAYAVEGAGFALYE; this is encoded by the coding sequence GTGGAGGGTACCTTCGCGCAGTTCGTTGCCGCAGCACGCCGATCGAGCAGCGCGGTTTTGTCGGCGATCGACTGTGCGACGCGCGCGGCCGAGCCCGAGCTCGACGCCGCGCTGTTCTTCGCGAGCGACGAGAGCGTCCTGAGTTGCGTCTACGCGCGCGGCCCGCGCACCGAGCACTTTCGCAGCGTGCGGATGCGCCACGCCGCCGACGGACGGCTGCCCGCGCGCGCGGCGATCGTGGCGCAAGCGGTCGTTTCTTCACGGCGACTCGACGCGCTCATGCCCGGCGACCGAGCGGCGATCGCCGTGCCCATGATTTCGGAACGCGCCGTTCGCGGCGTCTGGTACGCCGCGACCGCGACGGCCGCCGGTTTACCGAATGCGCAGCGCGTGACGCGGATCGTCGCGAGCGCGACGGAGATCTATCTTCTCGCGCTGGAGCGTGAAGCGGATCGCGCGGATGCCACCTTCGACGGTTTGACCGGCGCGCTCTCACCGCGCGCATTTCGCCTGAGGCTGCACGACGTCATGCGCTCGACAAGCGGGGCCGTGCTCTCGCTCTGGTTCGTCGACACGGACCGCTTCAAGGAGATCAATGACGCGTACGGACACGAGGCGGGCGATCTCGTGCTGCAGCGCATGGCGGCGTTGCTCGGAGAGCACGCCGTGCCCGGGGTCGACGTTGTCGGCCGAAAAGGCGGCGACGAGTTCTGCATGCTCCTGCACGGCTCTCGAAAGCTGCGAGCGATCGAGCGTGCGCGTGCGTTCTGCGCGGCGGTGAGAACGCACGATTTCGGCGTGCCGATGCAGTTGACCGCGAGCATCGGGGTTGCCGCATTCCCGTTCGACGCCGGCGATGCGGCCGCTCTGCTGGAAACTGCGGACGCGGCCATGTACCACGCCAAACGCTGCGGGCGCGACCGCGTCGCATACGCGGTCGAAGGCGCCGGCTTCGCTTTGTATGAATAG
- the gltX gene encoding glutamate--tRNA ligase gives MKARTRVAPSPTGDPHVATAYVALINACFARASGSDGRFILRIEDTDRTRSTQASEEAILASLHWLGLSWDEGPDVGGPHGPYRQSERSAIYAEYANRLLQGGHAFRCFCSAERLEEMRVAQRAAHEPPHYDGHCLNLAQQTIAENERAGVPSVLRLKVPRDGVCVFEDALRGRIEIEWKTVDMQVLMKSDGFPTYHLANVVDDHLMGVTHVIRGEEWISSTPKHLLLYDYFGWSGNAPAFCHLPLLRNPDKSKLSKRKNPTSILYYRARGFLPEALLHFLGALVDGRNDEALLNCSSTSDVLTRMCSDFDLTRISLGGPVFDLEKLTWLNGQHLRRHTTSQMLLLLQGWGYAWPEAIAPAWRERVARLAMERIRTLEEFGPLVAFLAERPQLSKADLELAKLPPSAASEALKLALARLSELPDGDWREAEIGRVLKSAVAEHAWPFAQGLRFRDAVRVYYVAVTGSPTSLPLFDAMEILGKSESLRRLETALERLH, from the coding sequence TTGAAGGCTCGAACGCGCGTCGCGCCGTCGCCGACGGGCGACCCGCACGTCGCTACCGCGTACGTCGCGCTCATCAACGCGTGCTTTGCGCGCGCCTCCGGTAGCGACGGCCGATTCATCCTGCGCATCGAGGACACGGACAGGACGCGGAGCACGCAAGCGTCCGAAGAGGCGATCCTCGCGTCGCTGCATTGGCTTGGTTTATCGTGGGACGAAGGTCCGGACGTAGGCGGCCCGCACGGTCCGTACCGGCAGAGCGAGCGTTCCGCGATCTACGCCGAGTACGCGAACCGGCTGCTGCAAGGCGGCCACGCCTTCAGGTGCTTCTGCAGCGCGGAGCGGCTCGAAGAGATGCGCGTCGCGCAGCGCGCCGCGCACGAGCCGCCGCACTATGACGGGCATTGCTTGAACCTTGCGCAGCAGACGATCGCCGAGAACGAACGCGCGGGCGTTCCGTCGGTGCTTCGTTTGAAAGTGCCGCGCGACGGCGTCTGCGTATTCGAAGACGCGTTGCGCGGGCGGATCGAGATCGAGTGGAAGACCGTCGACATGCAGGTCCTTATGAAGTCCGACGGATTTCCTACATACCATCTTGCGAACGTCGTCGACGACCACCTCATGGGCGTGACGCACGTCATTCGTGGCGAGGAGTGGATCAGCTCGACGCCCAAGCACCTGCTGCTCTACGACTACTTCGGATGGAGCGGCAACGCTCCGGCGTTCTGCCACCTGCCGCTCTTGCGCAACCCAGACAAGAGCAAGCTCTCGAAGCGCAAGAACCCGACGAGCATTCTGTACTATCGCGCGCGTGGCTTTCTTCCCGAGGCGCTGCTCCACTTTCTCGGTGCGCTCGTCGACGGCCGCAACGACGAAGCGTTGCTGAACTGCAGCTCGACGAGCGACGTGCTTACGCGCATGTGCTCGGACTTCGATCTCACGCGCATCTCGCTCGGCGGCCCCGTCTTCGATCTGGAGAAGTTGACGTGGCTCAACGGACAGCACCTGCGGCGCCACACGACGTCGCAGATGCTCTTACTGCTGCAGGGCTGGGGCTACGCATGGCCTGAAGCAATCGCGCCCGCGTGGCGCGAGCGCGTCGCTCGGCTCGCGATGGAGCGGATCAGAACGTTGGAAGAGTTCGGCCCGCTCGTCGCGTTTCTCGCCGAGCGGCCGCAGCTCTCGAAGGCCGATCTCGAGCTTGCCAAGCTGCCGCCCTCCGCCGCGTCCGAGGCGCTGAAGCTCGCGCTCGCGCGGCTTTCGGAGCTTCCGGATGGCGATTGGCGCGAAGCCGAGATCGGTCGAGTACTGAAGAGTGCGGTCGCAGAGCATGCGTGGCCGTTCGCGCAGGGGCTGCGTTTTCGCGACGCCGTTCGCGTCTACTACGTCGCCGTCACGGGTAGCCCGACGTCGCTGCCGCTCTTCGACGCGATGGAGATTCTCGGAAAGAGCGAATCCTTGCGCAGACTGGAGACTGCCTTGGAGAGACTGCATTGA
- a CDS encoding methylmalonyl-CoA mutase family protein produces the protein MIERASSEQAWKEASKAGKRRTGPGSGAVDRTISDVPLQTLYGPADLANLDVERDLGYPGFYPYTRGLHPNGYRDRLWTMRQFAGFGTARQTNERYKFLLAQGQTGLSVAFDMPTLMGYDSDAPQARGEVGRCGVAIDSLADMEMLFSGIDMGAVTTSMTINGPAAIALAQYVAAAEKQGVSRRVLGGTVQADILKEYIAQKEWIFPPRPHMRLIVDMIAFCTDEMPRWNTISISGYHIREAGSTAAQELAFTLADGFAYVEACVARGMDVDAFAPRLSFFFNSHIDFFEEIAKFRAARRIYSRRMRERYGAKDPRSWQLRFHTQTAGCSATAQQPENNIVRVAYEAMAAVLGGTQSLHTNSMDEVHALPSEKSAEIALRTQQVLAYETNVANVVDPLGGSYFVEALTDEIEREAEAYFAQIAEYGGVVEAIEAGFFQREIAEASYRYQRSIEAKDRVVVGVNAFEKNEELADIELLRITEETEAEQAEGVRRVREHRDARLARAALERLQGACRDPKDNVMPHLIACVNAYCTEGEIVDAMVEVYGRYVERSVF, from the coding sequence ATGATCGAGCGCGCCTCCTCCGAGCAGGCATGGAAAGAAGCATCCAAAGCAGGGAAGCGCCGCACCGGCCCCGGTTCGGGAGCCGTCGACCGCACGATCTCCGACGTGCCACTGCAGACGCTCTACGGTCCGGCGGACCTCGCGAACCTCGACGTCGAGCGCGATCTCGGATATCCCGGCTTCTATCCGTACACGCGCGGTCTCCACCCGAACGGATACCGCGATCGCCTGTGGACCATGCGACAGTTCGCCGGCTTCGGCACGGCGCGCCAGACGAACGAGCGCTACAAGTTCTTGCTCGCGCAGGGGCAGACGGGACTCTCCGTCGCCTTCGACATGCCGACGCTGATGGGGTATGACTCCGACGCGCCGCAAGCGCGCGGCGAAGTGGGCCGATGCGGCGTCGCGATCGACTCGCTCGCGGACATGGAGATGCTCTTTTCCGGCATCGACATGGGTGCGGTCACGACGTCCATGACGATCAACGGGCCGGCGGCCATCGCGCTCGCGCAATACGTCGCCGCCGCGGAGAAGCAAGGCGTCTCGCGACGCGTACTCGGTGGCACCGTCCAGGCAGACATTCTCAAAGAGTATATCGCGCAGAAGGAATGGATCTTTCCCCCGCGGCCACACATGCGGCTCATCGTCGATATGATCGCATTTTGCACGGACGAGATGCCGCGCTGGAACACGATTTCGATTTCGGGCTATCACATTCGCGAGGCCGGTTCGACCGCAGCGCAGGAACTCGCCTTTACCCTGGCCGACGGCTTCGCGTACGTCGAGGCGTGCGTCGCGCGAGGAATGGACGTCGATGCGTTCGCCCCGCGACTCTCGTTCTTCTTCAACTCGCACATCGATTTTTTCGAAGAGATCGCAAAGTTTCGCGCCGCGCGGCGGATCTATTCGCGTCGCATGCGCGAGCGGTACGGGGCAAAGGATCCGCGGTCGTGGCAGTTGCGTTTCCATACGCAAACGGCGGGGTGCAGCGCGACCGCGCAACAGCCGGAGAACAACATCGTTCGCGTTGCATACGAAGCGATGGCCGCGGTCCTCGGGGGGACGCAATCGCTGCATACGAACTCGATGGATGAAGTCCACGCTCTCCCGTCCGAGAAGTCGGCCGAGATCGCGCTGCGCACTCAACAGGTGCTGGCGTACGAAACGAACGTCGCGAACGTCGTCGATCCGCTCGGTGGATCGTACTTCGTCGAAGCGCTGACCGACGAGATCGAGCGAGAAGCCGAAGCATACTTCGCGCAAATCGCCGAGTACGGCGGAGTCGTCGAAGCGATCGAGGCGGGCTTCTTCCAGAGAGAGATCGCGGAGGCCAGCTACCGGTATCAGCGGTCGATCGAAGCGAAGGACCGCGTCGTCGTCGGAGTCAACGCGTTCGAGAAAAATGAGGAGCTTGCGGACATCGAGCTGCTGCGTATCACCGAAGAGACGGAGGCCGAGCAGGCGGAAGGCGTGCGGCGCGTGCGCGAGCATCGCGACGCGCGGCTCGCGCGAGCGGCGCTCGAGCGGCTGCAGGGCGCGTGCCGGGACCCGAAGGACAACGTCATGCCGCACCTCATCGCGTGCGTGAATGCGTATTGCACCGAGGGCGAGATCGTCGATGCGATGGTCGAGGTCTACGGGCGCTATGTCGAACGGAGCGTATTCTAG
- a CDS encoding 50S ribosomal protein L25, which translates to MKLSVEHRAAIGTTGVRRLRAAGKVPLVLYGHGSVPEPLAADLRAFEELLVRGGRTGMITLTDDGKAKDTALVREIQRDPVSRKIVHADLLRVSAHENVRTRARIVPTGTSRGVREFGGVMDVLAHEIEIEGPVDALPSQLEVDVSELGIHEHVVAGDIALPKGFALVTPADTVIIAIEASKTAHQLEEAAAPILEEAQPEVIGEKEKTEAEAPKA; encoded by the coding sequence TTGAAACTTTCGGTCGAGCACCGTGCCGCGATCGGCACGACCGGCGTGCGCCGGCTGCGCGCGGCGGGGAAAGTTCCCCTCGTCCTCTACGGTCACGGGAGCGTTCCGGAGCCTCTTGCCGCCGATTTGCGGGCGTTCGAAGAGCTGCTCGTGCGGGGCGGGCGCACCGGCATGATTACGCTCACCGACGACGGCAAGGCGAAGGATACGGCGCTCGTTCGCGAGATTCAGCGCGATCCCGTATCGCGCAAGATCGTGCATGCGGACCTACTGCGCGTCTCGGCTCACGAGAACGTGCGCACGCGCGCGCGAATCGTACCGACGGGAACGTCGCGAGGCGTGCGCGAGTTCGGCGGCGTCATGGACGTACTCGCCCACGAAATCGAAATCGAGGGTCCCGTCGACGCACTTCCGTCGCAGCTCGAGGTGGACGTTTCGGAGTTAGGTATTCACGAGCACGTGGTCGCCGGAGACATCGCGCTGCCGAAGGGCTTCGCGCTCGTCACGCCGGCCGATACCGTCATCATCGCGATCGAGGCATCGAAGACGGCGCATCAACTCGAAGAAGCGGCCGCGCCCATACTCGAAGAGGCGCAACCCGAGGTCATCGGAGAGAAAGAGAAGACCGAGGCGGAAGCGCCTAAGGCGTGA
- a CDS encoding serine hydrolase domain-containing protein, with the protein MHGIALALALTAPQRASIDSIVRYVMGDHHVLGLSLAVVRDGQIVYAHGYGFADRRRTVRTTPHTVFAIASLEKSFVAASVLRLAERGRLSLDDTLATYVPWYAAARNVTVAELLKHTSGIPDYAQLPDFDRGARQPVSPESLVRRVASLPLAFAPGTSTRYSNTDYVLLGIIVQDVTHVPLAAWLRRDLLAPLRLDETASWNPFLDEPNRAQGSVAAGSASLAFAAAGLESSALDMARWIDDLFALRVVDAADLARMFSGMGFFSGNIGTLRGAWHSGYVEGYSSYVAIVPSRRLGVVLLSNADAVDLGPLAQSVVEDALRGSAKE; encoded by the coding sequence ATGCACGGCATCGCACTCGCTCTCGCACTGACCGCACCGCAGCGGGCGAGCATCGATTCCATCGTGCGGTACGTCATGGGCGATCATCACGTCCTAGGCCTGTCGCTGGCCGTCGTACGCGACGGGCAGATCGTCTACGCGCACGGCTACGGCTTCGCCGATCGCAGGCGAACCGTACGGACGACGCCGCATACGGTCTTCGCTATCGCCTCGCTCGAAAAGTCGTTCGTCGCGGCAAGCGTCCTACGGCTCGCCGAACGCGGACGCCTTTCCCTCGACGACACGCTCGCGACGTACGTTCCCTGGTATGCGGCCGCTCGCAACGTTACCGTCGCGGAGCTGCTGAAGCACACGAGCGGCATTCCAGATTACGCGCAGCTGCCCGATTTCGACCGAGGCGCGCGCCAGCCGGTCTCGCCGGAGTCGCTCGTACGTCGCGTCGCCTCGCTTCCGCTCGCGTTCGCGCCGGGAACGAGCACGCGCTATAGCAACACCGATTACGTTCTGCTCGGCATCATCGTGCAAGACGTGACGCACGTACCGCTGGCAGCGTGGCTGCGGCGCGATCTCCTGGCGCCGCTTCGCCTCGACGAAACCGCGAGCTGGAATCCGTTCCTCGACGAGCCGAACCGCGCGCAAGGAAGCGTCGCCGCGGGATCGGCGTCGCTCGCCTTCGCAGCCGCCGGTTTGGAATCCAGCGCGCTCGACATGGCGCGCTGGATCGACGATCTCTTCGCGCTGCGCGTCGTCGACGCAGCGGATCTCGCGCGCATGTTCTCGGGCATGGGCTTCTTCAGCGGAAATATCGGTACGCTTCGCGGCGCTTGGCACAGCGGGTACGTCGAAGGATACTCGTCGTACGTCGCGATCGTTCCGTCACGGCGTTTGGGCGTGGTCCTGCTCTCCAACGCCGACGCGGTTGACCTCGGACCGCTCGCGCAGAGCGTCGTCGAGGACGCGCTTCGAGGGTCTGCCAAGGAGTGA
- the glmU gene encoding bifunctional UDP-N-acetylglucosamine diphosphorylase/glucosamine-1-phosphate N-acetyltransferase GlmU — MSGVRAIVLAAGKGTRMKSAVPKVFHELCGRPMLWWVLRALREAGVEDVVVVISPEMRPGFAALGGAEAVVQKEQLGTGHALRIALESLEPRSGGRILVTNGDMPLVTGEIFAAATDALGTDAMALVTLHAGPESSFGRIVRRGECVERIVEARDATADELAIEETNAGIYAMDEGKARGALAALRNENAQREYYLTDTVELLASGGNRVNPILLREGRNLLGVNDRAELAIARARVNERLCMQHMRDGVTIVDPECTYLEPELAIGRDTVIYPNTAIGRLSRIGQGCTIGPNARLSNATIGARTEVRESVILDSVIGDDAHVGPFAHLRGESVLANDVRIGNFVELKNARLESGAKASHLSYLGDVTVGEDANVGAGTITCNFDGKRKNRTKIGKRASIGSNSSLVAPVEIGDDALTGAGSVVTKDVPAGERVAGNPARPLPKKPS, encoded by the coding sequence TTGAGCGGCGTTCGCGCAATCGTTCTCGCGGCCGGGAAGGGCACGCGCATGAAAAGCGCGGTGCCGAAGGTCTTCCACGAGCTATGCGGCCGCCCGATGCTGTGGTGGGTTCTGCGCGCGCTGCGCGAGGCCGGCGTCGAGGACGTCGTCGTCGTCATCTCGCCGGAGATGCGGCCTGGCTTCGCCGCGCTCGGCGGTGCGGAAGCGGTCGTGCAGAAGGAGCAGTTGGGCACGGGGCATGCGCTGCGTATCGCGCTCGAGTCGCTCGAGCCGCGCAGCGGCGGCCGTATCCTCGTGACCAACGGCGACATGCCTCTTGTGACGGGCGAGATCTTCGCGGCGGCAACCGACGCGCTGGGCACGGATGCCATGGCGCTCGTCACGCTGCATGCCGGACCCGAGTCGAGCTTCGGGCGGATCGTGCGGCGCGGCGAGTGCGTCGAACGCATCGTCGAGGCGCGCGACGCAACCGCGGACGAGCTGGCAATCGAGGAGACGAACGCCGGCATCTACGCCATGGACGAAGGAAAGGCGCGCGGCGCGCTCGCGGCGCTGCGCAACGAAAACGCGCAGCGCGAGTATTACCTCACCGACACGGTGGAGCTGCTGGCAAGCGGTGGAAACCGCGTCAACCCGATCTTGCTGCGAGAGGGGCGCAACCTGCTGGGCGTCAACGACCGGGCGGAGCTCGCCATCGCGCGCGCGCGAGTGAACGAGCGTCTCTGCATGCAGCACATGCGCGACGGCGTGACGATCGTCGATCCGGAGTGCACGTATTTGGAGCCCGAGCTTGCGATCGGCCGCGACACCGTTATCTACCCGAACACCGCGATCGGACGCCTCTCGCGAATCGGCCAAGGATGCACGATCGGCCCGAACGCGCGCCTCTCGAACGCGACGATCGGGGCGCGAACCGAAGTACGAGAGAGCGTGATTCTCGACAGCGTCATCGGAGACGACGCGCACGTCGGCCCGTTTGCCCATCTGCGGGGCGAGAGCGTTCTTGCAAACGATGTGCGCATCGGGAACTTCGTCGAGTTGAAGAACGCGCGCCTCGAGAGCGGTGCCAAGGCCAGCCATCTCTCGTACCTCGGCGATGTCACCGTCGGAGAGGACGCCAACGTCGGCGCTGGGACGATCACGTGCAACTTCGACGGCAAGCGGAAGAACAGGACGAAAATCGGGAAACGCGCCTCGATCGGCTCGAATTCGTCGCTCGTCGCTCCGGTCGAGATCGGCGATGACGCGCTCACGGGCGCTGGCTCCGTCGTCACGAAGGACGTGCCCGCCGGCGAACGCGTCGCGGGCAATCCCGCCCGTCCGCTTCCCAAAAAGCCGTCCTAG
- a CDS encoding cobalamin B12-binding domain-containing protein: MPRPLRIVVAKAGLDGHDRGAKVIARALRDAGMEVIYTGLFQSPEQIVQTAIQEDADGIGLSILSGAHMTLFPLVLEQLKAQDAQDVVFFGGGTIPPDDAKALKRMGVRAIFTPGTPLGEIVEFVRRECGRRELVN, from the coding sequence ATGCCGCGACCACTGCGGATCGTCGTCGCGAAGGCGGGTCTCGACGGCCACGACCGGGGAGCAAAGGTCATCGCGCGCGCGTTGCGCGACGCGGGCATGGAGGTGATCTACACCGGGCTCTTTCAGTCGCCGGAGCAGATCGTTCAAACCGCCATTCAAGAGGATGCGGACGGCATCGGGCTTTCGATCCTGTCGGGAGCGCACATGACGCTCTTTCCGCTGGTGTTGGAGCAGCTCAAGGCGCAAGACGCGCAGGACGTCGTCTTTTTCGGCGGCGGGACGATACCGCCCGACGACGCGAAGGCGCTCAAGCGCATGGGTGTCCGCGCCATTTTCACGCCAGGAACGCCGCTAGGGGAGATCGTGGAGTTCGTCAGACGCGAGTGCGGAAGGCGCGAGCTGGTTAATTGA
- the meaB gene encoding methylmalonyl Co-A mutase-associated GTPase MeaB, with amino-acid sequence MTKQPIETLVRDFRAGKPRALARAITLCESGAGAPVIAALHALGGRATMVGLTGPPGVGKSTLSAALVRKARGLNKRVGVISVDPSSPFSRGALLGDRIRLAEHFTDPDVFIRSMASRGHLGGLAGATADAALLMDAFGFDFVVVETVGAGQNEVEIAELAETTIVALQPGSGDAIQVLKAGIMEIADVFVVNKGDHPMANQLRREIRSMIAIMEYTGWIPEVVTTQALHGEGIDELWSAIERHAAYLHESGEIAGRRRARFVHQVRAIAAGRIRELVERRIAGELAADGDPYAAAGRALEALGIQE; translated from the coding sequence TTGACGAAGCAGCCGATCGAGACGCTCGTACGCGATTTCCGAGCGGGCAAGCCGCGCGCGCTCGCGCGTGCGATAACGCTGTGCGAATCGGGTGCTGGCGCGCCGGTCATCGCCGCGCTCCACGCACTGGGCGGGCGAGCGACGATGGTCGGGCTCACCGGTCCTCCCGGCGTGGGTAAGTCGACGCTGTCGGCGGCGCTCGTCCGCAAGGCGCGCGGTTTGAACAAGCGCGTCGGTGTGATTTCCGTCGATCCGAGCTCGCCGTTTTCGCGCGGTGCACTGCTCGGGGATCGCATCCGTCTCGCGGAGCACTTCACCGATCCCGACGTCTTCATTCGCTCGATGGCGAGTCGCGGGCATCTCGGCGGCCTTGCCGGCGCGACCGCCGACGCAGCATTGCTCATGGACGCGTTCGGCTTTGATTTCGTCGTCGTGGAGACGGTGGGCGCGGGCCAAAACGAGGTCGAAATAGCGGAGCTGGCCGAGACGACGATCGTCGCTCTGCAGCCGGGAAGCGGGGACGCGATTCAGGTACTCAAAGCCGGCATTATGGAGATCGCCGACGTCTTCGTCGTCAACAAGGGCGACCACCCAATGGCGAATCAGCTGCGCCGCGAGATTCGCTCGATGATTGCGATCATGGAGTACACGGGTTGGATTCCCGAGGTCGTGACGACGCAAGCGTTGCACGGGGAAGGCATCGACGAGCTATGGTCGGCGATCGAGCGCCACGCCGCGTACTTGCACGAAAGCGGCGAGATTGCAGGGCGCCGGCGCGCCCGCTTCGTCCATCAGGTGCGGGCAATCGCAGCGGGGCGGATTCGCGAGCTCGTCGAGCGGCGGATCGCCGGCGAGCTCGCCGCGGACGGCGACCCGTACGCTGCCGCGGGGCGCGCGCTGGAGGCGCTCGGCATCCAGGAATGA
- the pth gene encoding aminoacyl-tRNA hydrolase: MRPRVAPRIVVGLGNPGREYERTRHNLGFMVVDELAGRLGVERWKRKDSARQAYDSARGVVLVEPTSFMNLSGAPVRLISSWYRTPAEDVLVVADDIDLPFGKLRARPFGGHGGHNGLRSIIATMGENFPRLRIGVGRPKYDTVDHVLTPFDESERAALSAIVAAAADAVQVWLNEGIDAAMRFANTWQGIGSPVNRGGD, encoded by the coding sequence GTGAGGCCCCGCGTCGCGCCTCGCATCGTCGTTGGCCTCGGCAATCCTGGCCGCGAGTACGAACGGACGCGCCACAACCTCGGCTTCATGGTCGTCGACGAGCTCGCCGGGCGTTTGGGCGTCGAGCGATGGAAGAGAAAAGACTCCGCACGCCAGGCCTACGATTCGGCACGTGGCGTCGTACTCGTCGAACCAACCTCGTTCATGAACTTGAGCGGTGCGCCGGTGCGCCTGATCTCGTCCTGGTACCGCACGCCGGCCGAAGACGTGCTCGTCGTCGCGGACGACATCGACTTGCCGTTCGGGAAGCTGCGCGCGCGTCCGTTCGGAGGACACGGCGGACACAACGGTTTGCGCTCGATCATCGCGACGATGGGCGAGAACTTCCCGCGACTACGCATCGGCGTCGGCCGCCCGAAGTACGACACCGTCGATCACGTGCTCACGCCCTTCGATGAATCCGAACGCGCCGCACTTTCCGCCATAGTGGCGGCCGCAGCGGACGCCGTACAGGTGTGGCTGAACGAAGGGATCGACGCCGCGATGCGCTTCGCGAACACCTGGCAGGGTATCGGCTCCCCCGTCAATCGCGGCGGCGATTGA